A genomic stretch from Patescibacteria group bacterium includes:
- a CDS encoding PRC-barrel domain-containing protein, which produces MPVINCKKIIGMTVETKSGEQLGKVFDFEVEIESQNILKYYVKSSNILEEFFKKELIIHRNQIISISNKKIIVKDGIVHEKSQMANQPVTV; this is translated from the coding sequence ATGCCAGTGATAAATTGCAAAAAAATAATAGGTATGACTGTTGAAACAAAGTCAGGCGAGCAATTAGGAAAGGTTTTTGATTTTGAAGTAGAAATTGAATCGCAAAATATTTTAAAATATTATGTGAAAAGCAGTAATATTTTAGAAGAATTTTTTAAAAAAGAATTAATTATTCATCGCAATCAAATTATATCAATAAGCAATAAAAAAATAATAGTTAAAGACGGGATTGTTCATGAAAAAAGCCAGATGGCAAACCAGCCAGTAACGGTATAA